Sequence from the Macadamia integrifolia cultivar HAES 741 unplaced genomic scaffold, SCU_Mint_v3 scaffold170, whole genome shotgun sequence genome:
aacaacaacaactgtAGAAGCTAATAAGAAATAAAGGACTAGGTTTCAGTAAGATGACAGAGCTGAACATGTAGAGAAAGAGATTGATATTATTTTAGTTTGGGAGCCAAGGGTGTTGTAGTGTTGACAATTTGGGGAATTTGAAACAATGAAGtggattttatttgatttaacCTTTGTGTGTTGTTTAAATACAATGTGTGGGATTTTGAATTTGGGCATGTTCTTTGCAATTTGGAATGATAACTATGATATTATGTTATAATTGACAGGTTCATTAAAAGTTGCTGTATATGCATGTCTGCTAATAAGGTCCTATATTAACAAAAATGCTGTCAAATTTTTCTCATGAAATTTAGACCATTTTTTGGAATGATGTTTATGACAGTATTGTGGTAACGTATATACAAGTTTATGCAACAAGGTCCTATTTTAAGAGAAATGTTGTCTGTTCAAAAAATGAGACTCAAATCATTTTTCAGAAATGAATAGGTTCCTTGTTCAATAATACTAGATTCCTTGTTCGTTACAAGCTTAAAAACCTTACAACTTTCTGATATATCTAccttattagattttttttttccctaaacaaaaaataaacaaccacaTGAACACAAATTGCAATCTTAATTGTTCCCTAAGAGGTCTCCAAAtgcttcattctcttcttcaacgCACACATCTCTTTCTTCATATGTTGATCTTATTAACTTCTTTTACCAACAATTATCTGGGAATTGCCTCTCTAAGGATTGCCCCTGATAATAGGCAGTAGGCTTAGGAAATCTATAAGTTCACATCATAAGAAAAATTCACAAGGCACCAGTAGTATGACTTGTTCAGATGGCCTCCTTGACTCTGCTATACATACTACTACCCTATTTGGTTTTTGACATTTACATcggactttttatttttattttttggctaaCGGCCGGTATCCacgcctttggcctgactattCCCTTGggttcatactgaccccacaaccgcataaATCAGgccataccggggttgaatgagaaccattcaactttcacttaaagcagtgaaaagcactaaacaccccatgtgagtggccccaacgaggtaagaggagtcgaacttagaccacacgcttcttgaggtgaaggtcccttgccaactcggctacccccttgAGGTTCATTTATATCGTACGCTGACATACTTTAATAAACCTCCAGTGCTATCATTAACACTTGATATTGACATAGTTTATCTGCAAATTAAACCTTGAAACATATAAattccaaatttcaaattttcatgaCAAGAACAGTTTGGGtaaaaacaaatcaattattCTTGCATTAGGACAAGTGTAAGCATTAGCATATGGGGCATGGGCATCATCTATGATAGGTCTAATTCCATGTGATTTTAGTGGCTGGTGATGTTGAGATAGGTGATAATAGTGTTATGGCAATCAATCAAAAATGACAAAAGAGGCCTCATCATTAGACAGATTCCTGTACAAAAAACACTGGGACATTTGGAAGAATCCAGACTTCACAACATAAGTTAACATTAACTTAAGAGTTCACAGAAAATGGGTTGAATCCAACATTAACAAATATAACTATGACATGGATCCATCACAAGGGACCAATAACCATTTACAGAGATATGATCAGCGCAATGGTTTGGGTACCAAGTAAATTGTAGTTATTATTTTGTTAAGAGTTCACAAATAATCCAACCTTCAACCAAGTGGACTCGATAATATGTAGCCTTCAAGTACATCATCAGTAAGAGATATGGAAGATGGGTGGAGGCAGTCCTCAAAATCTTGGGCCAAACTAATGGCTAAATTCTAAGATTTCTCAATTCTAGATTTAGGGTTCAGTTGAAGAGATTTTTGATATTAGACACATTACAACTCACAATTACAGCAAAAGCATCGCTTTCAAGAATGACAATAACCTTCTGAAAAATTGCAGAGATGCTTTGGTAGAGGGAGAACATCGAATGGAACTTACAACAGAAGCAGCAGCCGCACGGAATCACGTTGCCTCAAAGAATGTAGAAGGTAGTGAAAACCTAAACCTATCTCCAGGTTAAAAACAACAAGGGTTTTTTGctcattaatttatttttattagtcATAGAGGTATTTTAGACACTGTAAAAGAGTGGGTTATTGTTATTTAGGTGATGTTAGGATTCCTGGATTGCGTTTTATAATGAATGCATATTTATAAGCTTGTTCTCCTGAATTCTTTGTGTGAatgcagggttttttttttcaggtggATTCATGGGTATCCATGAATGTAGAGAATCTCTTTTTTACGCTGTTTCTTTCTCTTATAATTTCCTGCATCCTGTTATATTCTAAACTTCTTAAAAAGCAAACAACCCATAGCTAAAAAGCTCTCAAATTAACTGTTTTATCTTAAAAACATAAACCCATCAATTCCAGGCATCTACTATGATTGTCCAGCCAGTCAACACCCTCTCTCCAACCAGTTCCCATTCCAATTCCTTTGTGAACCCCTTGATGCCAAGTGTTTAAAAATGATCCATCAAatgatttaatatatatatttttttgggtaaaggatTTAATATGCTATTTTTAATGTATATcagtttcatttattttctttggattGGAAAAGTGATTCATTTAAAGATATGTGATTGATTCTACATATGGTGGTTGCAATTTCCCTTGTGTCATTGTACaggaaaacagaaaatttaTAGTACCGTCCACGTCCACAAGGTTCTTCATAAAGTGGCTCACATAAGTTGTTTCTTCtcgttctaccaaaaaaaaaagttgtttctTCTTGGAATGTATTCATTTCTGGGTATATCTGTGGAGGAATCTTGAGTTTAATATCTGTGGAGGCTTGTGAACCACATGTAGCAGTGAGAATTGATgtattttctgtttctattcttcttcttccacagAACTGATACTAAAAGTGGCATTTACAGATAAAGAGATATAGATCACTAACAAGGGACGAGTTGCAACAACAGAGCAGTCCTTACTCTTATTTCAGAATAATTCTGGGTAGTCAAACTTTGTCCATTTCGCATGCTTTGATGCTGTTTAAAAGGTTATTCAGTTAGCCATCGCGTGCCATACCAAGATCTTGCGATTCCAGGTTGAATCAAGGAAGTTGACTGATTTTAAAGGGATGTCAATCTATAACTACAGAATATCTGTTTCTGAAAGTGCCAGAATTTTAAGCAAAAggttattttaatattttattttgtatattATAGGGGTCAATATAAGGCATGAAAATTAAATTGGAATAAATGACCAATATTAGTTTTTTGTAACGCTTTGCTTTATTATTAAGCATTGTAAAAGCCAGAAGCTTAGATAGTTCTTTAATTTTTAATGGGTCTGGCTGGTGCACATCATGTACCACTCTTTGAACATTGAGATTCAACTGATTAGTACCTGATAGTAATTGATTCGGTCCAATCAACTGATCTCATGGGCGCATTTAGGCATTGAATGATTCTTCACCAAGTCTGTTCAGTGCCTGTTAAGTTTGGTGGAATTTGAATATTTTCTATATTAGACCATATAAATTGTTGGAGGgtgtaattttatttatgacCAAAACTCAAGCCTGATCCTTGAGGGAAGATTAGATTTTCTGCACTGTTTGTTGACAGCCAGGGACTATAAGCCAGAGCTATAAATGGGTTTTATCCAGCCTCCTTTACAGGCCACTGGGGTTCCAACGGCAAAGCCTACAAGCAAGTTTGTTCCAAACTTAGCAATAGTTCAGTTCTCAAATTTATTCTTCTATAGCTAGACAGGGTTCAAGAGGCCCCATACACTACCATGTGTTATATTATTAGTAGGTTTAAGTATTGAGCTATTGACTACACAGGTAAGCAATCACAACAGGGAAGATCAAATGAATTAATTCACTGTGGAAGTTGAAAAACACAAACAGGTgaattgaaaataaatgaaTCTAGAGTTTGAATAACTCCACTTCTATTCAAAATTCATGGGTTATCATTTGAGTTAGCAATTCATCACACCATACATAAGCAGAAAATAGATGTGGGAACCAAAGTAAGCTTCAAAATAAATGAATCTAGAGTTTGAATACCTGGAATAACTCAACTCCTACTCAAATTCATGATTTATCACTTGAGTTAGCAattcaacagaaaaaaaagtGCAATTCATGACAATAAagcatcaaaacaaaaaaaaaaggggcggGGGGGGGACCCACTCAATTCATTTGAGATAAGCAAATATGACATAAAAATTCATTAatatttggaacaaaaagtgagaGATTCCACAAGACTCTTCAAAATTGCTTACTCAGAACAGTTACTAGTAGAAGCATAAGAAAAACCCCTCTCAACAGGCTTCATAGATCATCCTCCATCCTCAAATACTCCCCAATATCAGATTGATGAAGCACAACAATACCATTCGGATCCAACTTCCTGCAATCCTGGGTCGACTTGGCGGCAATCCCGAACCCCAACGGCACATCCGACATAGAAAACACTACAACACCATCACCGGCCGATGTGTTCTCTGTAATTCTCCCCAACCCACCTTTCAACACATGATTTCCATACAAAAACGACATCTCTGAAGTGGGTTTCAACCAAACCTTATGCTTCGCATTAGCAGCCAAGAGATTGAGGGACTGGATGGTAAGGTGAAAGTTGCTTCCTTTGGTGAATTTGCCGATGCAGGTGCCGAGGGAGACAAGCTTTTCGCGGCCAATGTTGGTGGCGCGTTTGACTAGACTTTCGCTCACGTAGTAGACTTTGTTCTTTTGGAGACGGAAGCAGTAACGGCCTTGGTTGGATTCAGGGCCATTGTGGGAAGGGTTTTCGACTATGTTCTTGAGGTTGTTACCCACGAACTTGAAAAGCTTCTCGAATGCTGCTGTGGTTTCGTTCTCGTCCAAAggcctcatctctctctcctttctcccccCTCCAACTCCCTCTAGGGTTTAGTCTTTAAAACGTGTAAACCGCGTATGAGAGAATGGCGTGTCCTTGTTCTTGTAACACCTTTAagttatataaatatatattttagtttAAAAGGCTGTTCTGTTTTTGTAGGGATGTGGAAACCTAGCCCCAATCGGAAATGGCCCGGACAGAATCAcaccaaaaaaacaagaagaacccaaaaccaaatcaaatcggTACAAAACTTGAGTCTATATCTTTCGGACCATGActtacctatttaaggaatgtgTCGGTCTCGATTGGTGTTGGGTCGGGCCCAATCGGTTTCCAAGCTTTAATCAGActaatcgggccttaaacgaGGTAATGTACTAATAAAGCcttaaaaagtttttttttctcacatataggatattttaatttattttattaaattatcaataattttaaaaagatattacacttaattacactcaataattgataataatatcaatatataccatattctatcccaaaaaaatcaaaatacctatatagaTGATCGGGCTAAACGTGTTGGCCcgagtcgggcttgtaaatgggGAGGACCCATCGGGAGGTtcatcgggcttaccccttgcaccatatactacctatttataaactgACCGGGCTTAgacccgacacatttattaattgggcTTGTCCAAGTTGGACCATAAACGTGTCGGGATTACCAGTGCGGGTCACATTGAAATCAACTCAACCtggaccaaaatcgaaccaaattaaAAGTAATATACTATGcttatttaaaaatttattttaatttctctttttattgataggttttttttttttttaatgaaaataagaaaatttcattaattaagGAAGATAAGATAGAACATTATTGTCTGGGTTAATAGAGATTGATACTGATAGGCTTTGTTTCTTATAACAAGGAAtgctcactttttttttataatttacaGCAATGCAGCTTAAAGCTATGTTGAGTTAGTGGCCCCAGTTGCTGCGAAATTTAACAATGATGGGTTGAGGTAAACCATTGATCATCATCATGATGAAGATTTTTCAGTACGCGCCTAAGAACAgactcagatcctctccagttgGAGCATCCAATGGCTGAGAAAACCTGGAATGGACGCCCAAGTGTTAAGGTGCATGGCCAAGTCCTCCCGATGCCGCACACCATCCCAGCAGCTGGAGATGATATGAATACCCAAGATCCTGTATAATTATTTAAAGTTTAtcagaaaaccctaaaatgtcATTCCTTTCATAAGCATCCTTAACAGTTCATGACTCTTAGAGCACCACCTGGTCATCGTAAAAAATACATATTATCAGTTTTTGCAAATATGACGCTAAGCCAATAAGCTCCTTGATGGTCAATTTGTGcatgaaagaaaggaataacGGTAGGCTTGAAAGTAACCATCAGgatgaaagaacaagaaaaaaaaaaaggcagcgGCACCTTCCCGacatttcttttttcctgaGGGTCAACAGAACtttttggcccaaaaaaattacagaaacaGATCAGTGAAGTTCCTGCTAGAGAAGGGAGCAGGATTTACAACAAACGGGGTGGATTACACCACCAAACAGGACAATTTTAACAGAGAAGCCCCTTTGGCAATGATGTGCGCTTCCTGACATCGCAATATTAAAGAAGGGTAATTAAACCCACCAAAATAATCAAATTCGTGAGAATCATCACGAATACAATTGGGGTGGGGGGCATTGTTGGGGTGTAAACTAAATTATTGAACAAGAGAAAAACCCTGAACATAGACCATATTCACATGGTCACTGCCTGCTTAGCTGCTGCTTTCTCTGCTGCATCTTCTTTTTCATCCTCTCAcgcctttcctcttcttctatcaGGCGAAGttctctttcatcttcttctcttgcaaTTCTTGCACTGTGGGCAGAAAGTCTGAATTAGAacacccaaaagaagaaaaaaacacgaCGACCGTAAAGGCATAATTCAATAAAGATCGGGTACAAATAGACTTTCACTTCCTATGCCATAACAGCCATGGGAATACCGGAATAGGGGTTTGATTTATGTTGAAACATCATTGTCTCTAAATCCACCCCCACAACCAATGACTAGATTGTACTTGGACCATCCAAAGAATTTACTATCGAGCAACCTAACATTTGCAAAACATGAACTCTAGTTCCCACCAGAAGGGATGAGTTAAAAAATTGGATAGTCAAGCCAAAGAGGACGAAAACATGGAAACCTGGTGACCACAATCCTTACCTTTTCCTCTCCTCCGCTAGGATATCCTCA
This genomic interval carries:
- the LOC122064628 gene encoding 60S ribosome subunit biogenesis protein NIP7 homolog → MRPLDENETTAAFEKLFKFVGNNLKNIVENPSHNGPESNQGRYCFRLQKNKVYYVSESLVKRATNIGREKLVSLGTCIGKFTKGSNFHLTIQSLNLLAANAKHKVWLKPTSEMSFLYGNHVLKGGLGRITENTSAGDGVVVFSMSDVPLGFGIAAKSTQDCRKLDPNGIVVLHQSDIGEYLRMEDDL